In one Neobacillus sp. CF12 genomic region, the following are encoded:
- a CDS encoding GNAT family protein, with the protein MSGIVGQKIVLKEATQQELDKLYYWKYEEKEQAAKKWNGPYILEPRITKEEFLKSWANDYEITVNTPKTLIILVGDKVIGTVSSYWVDKNTNWLETGIVIYDKKYWNGGYGTEAYKLWIDFLFKTTGLHRLGMSTWSGNVRMIKVAEKLGMKEEARIRQARMVDGKYFDAIKMGVLKREWEQSS; encoded by the coding sequence TTGTCGGGCATTGTCGGGCAAAAAATTGTTTTAAAAGAGGCTACTCAACAAGAACTTGATAAATTATATTATTGGAAATATGAAGAAAAGGAACAAGCGGCGAAGAAATGGAATGGACCCTATATACTTGAACCTAGAATTACAAAGGAAGAATTTCTAAAAAGTTGGGCGAACGACTATGAAATTACGGTCAACACTCCTAAAACACTAATTATCTTAGTAGGAGATAAAGTAATTGGGACAGTAAGTTCTTATTGGGTAGATAAAAACACTAATTGGTTAGAAACTGGTATCGTTATTTATGATAAAAAATACTGGAACGGTGGATACGGTACGGAGGCTTATAAACTTTGGATAGATTTTTTATTTAAAACCACTGGATTACATCGTTTAGGTATGTCAACTTGGTCAGGAAATGTAAGAATGATAAAAGTGGCAGAAAAGTTAGGAATGAAAGAGGAAGCCAGAATAAGACAAGCAAGAATGGTAGATGGTAAATATTTTGATGCCATTAAAATGGGTGTTTTAAAAAGAGAATGGGAACAGTCTTCTTAA
- a CDS encoding contact-dependent growth inhibition system immunity protein, giving the protein MNFDINKSLEELEDTKWKESDFQSNLILKCQELRKKKLKDFTIEDLRIMIGQKIGLKYLVPLALETLVTNPFVEGDLFMGDLLEQVLKVDKGFWNENEDLLFELNEIISLVKSTIKQLHPLSKTTNYLREVVLLIQLTGALIEDGVPMGL; this is encoded by the coding sequence GTGAATTTTGATATAAATAAATCATTAGAAGAATTAGAAGATACAAAATGGAAAGAGTCGGATTTTCAATCTAATTTAATACTTAAGTGTCAGGAATTAAGGAAAAAGAAATTAAAAGATTTTACGATTGAAGATTTAAGAATAATGATTGGACAAAAAATCGGTTTAAAATATCTGGTTCCATTAGCACTTGAAACACTTGTAACAAATCCTTTTGTCGAAGGGGATTTATTTATGGGAGACTTACTTGAACAAGTCTTAAAAGTCGATAAGGGCTTCTGGAATGAGAACGAAGATTTATTATTTGAACTAAATGAAATAATTTCTTTAGTAAAATCAACAATAAAACAATTACACCCCTTATCAAAGACTACGAATTACCTTCGTGAAGTCGTTTTGCTTATTCAGCTAACGGGTGCTTTAATTGAAGATGGGGTTCCCATGGGTTTGTAA
- a CDS encoding AAA family ATPase — translation MQKVIYTVGIPGSGKSHLAQKLAKKENLVILSTDGIRQQLFGDAGVQKSRIVYRVLFERLNELVAAGKSVVVDSTNIERERRMFNLSKLKNVRKECYYLDTPFEICLKRNVERKRNVEYRIMEKYRKNLEFPMLGEGFDDIQIIHTPSSYDIAKEDFIDLVENKLSYEELFERLKHMPPFSGMYRFNQENPHHQFLLCEHTYLVYEYISETYEGQDKLALVMAALFHDAGKPVCKVYKPMRGSYSYYAHENVSAQLACHFLTELGFKKEFVLKVVNLVQLHMLISFGGDRGASEIYHLIGEEELTKLYFFREADGFGK, via the coding sequence ATGCAAAAAGTGATCTATACCGTCGGAATTCCGGGAAGCGGAAAAAGCCATTTAGCACAAAAACTTGCCAAAAAAGAAAACCTCGTGATTTTATCTACCGATGGCATCCGGCAGCAACTATTCGGCGACGCAGGAGTCCAAAAATCGCGAATCGTCTACCGGGTGCTTTTCGAGCGGTTGAATGAACTTGTCGCTGCAGGCAAATCCGTCGTGGTCGATTCGACCAACATCGAGCGGGAGAGGAGGATGTTCAACCTATCGAAATTAAAAAACGTTAGAAAAGAATGCTACTATTTGGACACGCCGTTTGAAATTTGCCTCAAACGAAACGTGGAACGAAAGCGGAATGTGGAGTACCGCATCATGGAAAAATACCGGAAAAATCTAGAATTCCCCATGCTTGGCGAAGGATTTGACGACATCCAGATCATCCATACGCCGAGTTCATACGATATCGCAAAGGAAGACTTCATTGACTTGGTTGAAAATAAGCTATCCTACGAAGAATTATTCGAAAGGCTCAAACACATGCCGCCTTTTAGCGGCATGTACCGGTTCAACCAGGAAAATCCCCACCATCAGTTCTTATTGTGCGAGCATACGTATCTGGTTTACGAATACATCAGCGAAACATATGAAGGGCAAGACAAGTTGGCGCTGGTGATGGCTGCCCTTTTTCATGACGCTGGAAAGCCTGTTTGCAAAGTGTATAAACCGATGAGAGGGAGTTATAGCTATTATGCGCATGAAAATGTGAGCGCTCAGCTTGCCTGCCATTTCCTCACAGAACTTGGGTTTAAGAAAGAATTCGTCCTAAAGGTCGTAAACCTTGTTCAGCTTCATATGCTGATTTCATTCGGCGGAGACCGAGGAGCGAGTGAAATATATCACCTGATAGGCGAAGAGGAACTGACAAAATTGTATTTTTTCCGGGAGGCGGATGGGTTTGGGAAATAA
- a CDS encoding RNA ligase family protein, giving the protein MKYPKSFHLPWSEGYTKDDKRLKNVDHFMGKEIIVTEKLDGENFSMYHDHIHARSIDSANHESRNWVKMFHSTFDYRIPVNWRFCGENIYATHSIHYQELSSYFYLFNIWNEENFCLSWDETVSWARDLGIETVPVLYRGVFDEKKVKETYTKRSAFGGEQEGYVVRLAESFHYDDFKFAVGKFVRKGHVQTNKHWLNQKVIPNQLKKR; this is encoded by the coding sequence ATGAAATATCCGAAAAGCTTTCATCTCCCTTGGAGCGAAGGGTATACAAAGGATGACAAAAGACTGAAGAACGTAGACCACTTCATGGGGAAGGAAATAATCGTGACAGAGAAGCTCGACGGAGAGAATTTCTCCATGTATCATGACCATATTCATGCGAGAAGCATCGATTCGGCTAATCATGAATCGCGGAACTGGGTGAAGATGTTCCATTCGACCTTTGACTATCGGATTCCTGTGAATTGGCGGTTTTGCGGCGAGAATATCTACGCCACGCACAGCATCCATTACCAGGAACTTTCGAGTTACTTTTATCTATTCAATATCTGGAATGAGGAAAATTTCTGCCTCAGCTGGGATGAAACGGTCAGTTGGGCAAGGGACCTCGGAATTGAAACGGTGCCGGTGTTGTACAGGGGCGTATTCGATGAAAAGAAAGTGAAAGAAACCTACACCAAACGCTCCGCATTCGGCGGCGAACAAGAGGGGTATGTCGTGAGGCTTGCCGAATCCTTTCACTATGACGACTTCAAATTTGCTGTAGGCAAATTTGTGAGGAAGGGTCATGTGCAAACAAATAAGCATTGGCTGAATCAAAAAGTCATACCCAATCAATTAAAAAAGAGGTAG
- a CDS encoding DUF1871 family protein: protein MSKRELESVLIRKVIEEWNPFSLEDSIYGAESYEIYKCVVGDNYQNNPQKIAIVIQRQLSRYEKYLNKKIDLEYEKCLEIAIKITNLLDVNKNGDV from the coding sequence TTGTCTAAACGTGAACTTGAAAGTGTACTTATAAGAAAAGTCATTGAAGAATGGAATCCATTCTCTCTTGAAGATAGTATATATGGTGCAGAATCATATGAAATTTACAAATGTGTTGTTGGAGACAATTATCAAAACAATCCACAAAAGATTGCTATTGTTATTCAACGCCAGTTATCACGTTATGAAAAGTATTTGAACAAGAAAATTGATTTAGAGTATGAAAAATGTTTGGAAATAGCAATAAAAATTACTAATCTACTTGATGTTAATAAAAATGGTGATGTATAA
- a CDS encoding SDR family NAD(P)-dependent oxidoreductase has protein sequence MARFEGKTVIVTGAAGGIGKEVVRKLANEQAKVVLVDLNEDAIKAVQAELGLTEENSLVVKADVSNEENVKNYVEQTISKFGRIDGFVNNAGVEGPAKPLEEVTEKDFDFVYGINVKGVLFGLKYVLPIMKGQKSGSIVNTASVAGLIGSPSMVLYNSSKHAVMGINKVAALEAAAFNVRVNTVNPGVINTQMMRKIEANVAPGAAEAAQAAYNDAVPMKRYGEPEEVANVIAFLLSDEASYVSSSSFTIDGALYNV, from the coding sequence ATGGCAAGATTTGAAGGTAAAACAGTCATTGTTACAGGTGCAGCAGGCGGTATCGGGAAAGAAGTCGTACGAAAATTAGCTAACGAACAAGCGAAAGTTGTATTAGTTGATTTAAATGAAGACGCTATCAAAGCCGTTCAAGCTGAGCTTGGTTTAACAGAAGAAAATAGCTTAGTGGTAAAAGCGGATGTTTCTAATGAAGAAAATGTTAAAAATTATGTGGAGCAAACAATTTCTAAATTTGGTCGCATTGATGGCTTTGTAAACAACGCAGGCGTTGAAGGTCCAGCTAAACCACTTGAAGAAGTTACAGAAAAAGATTTTGATTTCGTTTACGGTATTAATGTAAAAGGCGTACTTTTCGGTCTTAAATATGTATTACCGATTATGAAAGGACAAAAATCTGGTTCAATCGTCAATACTGCATCAGTAGCTGGGTTAATTGGTTCACCAAGCATGGTATTATACAACTCTTCTAAACACGCTGTAATGGGTATTAATAAAGTTGCAGCATTAGAAGCAGCTGCATTTAACGTTCGTGTAAATACAGTAAACCCAGGTGTAATTAATACACAAATGATGCGTAAAATTGAAGCAAATGTTGCGCCAGGTGCAGCAGAAGCAGCACAAGCAGCTTATAACGATGCAGTACCAATGAAACGCTACGGTGAACCTGAAGAAGTAGCTAACGTAATTGCGTTTTTACTTTCTGACGAAGCTTCTTACGTAAGCTCATCTTCATTCACTATCGATGGTGCTTTATATAACGTGTAA
- a CDS encoding TetR/AcrR family transcriptional regulator — protein MSIQHPDKRVKRTKEKFREVVLSLMEEKSFHDITITEIVKAADFNRGTFYAHYEKKEELLDEIIEEMFEKMTEAFRKPYLYLSVVDFNELPSNSIILFDHFLENKRFYKLMLRPTTNYNFHEKMTKRLDKLFREEFGFLTTEIDPAIDIQLFSTYRIHGIIGLILEWIENDFPQSSSYMGDQLIHILKFYTPKIYIKKKK, from the coding sequence ATGTCTATTCAACACCCAGACAAACGTGTAAAAAGAACAAAAGAGAAGTTTAGAGAAGTTGTATTATCGTTAATGGAGGAAAAAAGCTTTCATGACATTACAATAACGGAGATTGTAAAGGCTGCGGATTTCAATCGAGGTACTTTTTATGCACATTATGAAAAAAAGGAAGAATTACTAGATGAAATCATTGAAGAGATGTTTGAAAAAATGACGGAAGCCTTTCGGAAACCATATCTCTATTTATCAGTCGTAGATTTCAATGAATTACCTTCAAATTCAATTATCTTATTCGATCATTTCTTAGAAAACAAAAGATTCTATAAGCTTATGTTACGTCCAACAACAAACTATAATTTTCATGAGAAAATGACAAAAAGATTGGACAAGTTATTCAGAGAAGAATTTGGTTTCCTGACTACTGAAATAGACCCTGCTATTGATATCCAACTTTTTAGCACCTATCGAATACATGGTATTATAGGATTGATTCTAGAATGGATTGAAAATGATTTTCCACAATCCTCTTCGTATATGGGAGATCAACTCATTCATATATTGAAATTTTATACACCGAAAATATATATCAAAAAGAAAAAATAA
- a CDS encoding DUF72 domain-containing protein: MIYIGVTGWGDHDSLYPDQTPPRDKLKKYAGHFPTVEVDTAFYAIQPKRNAQKWVNDTPESFQFIVKAYQGMTGHQRGESPFATKQAMFHAFKESLEPYIEANKYAMTLFQFPPWFDCKRENVEYLRWCKKEMGDLPCALEFRHQSWFSARYRNQTLEFLKEEKWIHSICDEPQSGEGSIPTVLEAIDPNTLLIRFHGRNVHGWQKRQDTDWREVRYLYRYNQRELQEWADSIRRLSKESQNVYVLFNNNSGGDAADNAKEMISLLDLTYEDLAPRQLDLF; encoded by the coding sequence TTGATATACATAGGTGTAACAGGTTGGGGAGACCATGATAGCTTATATCCAGATCAAACCCCACCCCGTGATAAGTTGAAAAAATATGCAGGTCATTTTCCGACGGTAGAAGTGGATACCGCTTTTTACGCCATACAACCAAAGAGAAATGCACAAAAATGGGTCAATGATACCCCTGAGTCGTTTCAGTTCATTGTAAAGGCCTATCAGGGGATGACAGGTCATCAACGCGGTGAAAGTCCATTTGCCACCAAGCAAGCAATGTTTCACGCCTTTAAAGAATCATTAGAGCCATACATAGAAGCAAACAAATACGCAATGACCCTTTTTCAATTCCCGCCATGGTTTGATTGTAAGCGGGAAAATGTAGAATATTTACGATGGTGCAAAAAAGAAATGGGGGATTTACCCTGCGCACTTGAGTTCAGGCATCAATCCTGGTTTTCAGCCCGTTACCGCAATCAGACACTTGAATTTTTGAAAGAGGAAAAATGGATACATAGTATTTGTGATGAACCACAATCAGGGGAGGGCTCGATCCCAACCGTATTAGAGGCCATTGACCCTAATACACTCTTGATAAGATTTCACGGACGTAACGTCCATGGCTGGCAAAAACGGCAAGATACGGATTGGCGTGAAGTCAGGTACCTCTATCGTTATAACCAACGAGAACTCCAAGAATGGGCAGACAGTATCAGGAGACTTTCCAAGGAATCACAAAACGTCTATGTGCTTTTTAATAACAATTCTGGTGGAGATGCAGCGGATAACGCGAAAGAAATGATTTCCCTTTTAGACTTAACATACGAGGACCTTGCCCCTAGACAACTTGATTTATTTTAA
- a CDS encoding sulfite exporter TauE/SafE family protein: MEWIVLILIGIAGSSLGSLIGLGGGIVIVPSLLFLGSLSAFGYISPQTAVGTSLFTMIFTGLSSTLAYIKHKTVDYKSGLIFLIGSGPGSILGAWVTEVLNLKSFNLFFGIFIIFVSFVLLLKDKLKPIPYHKDKGIVRSFTDNSGKVFEYGFNPLMAVSISFVVGFLSGILGVGGGSLLVPTMILFFFFPPHVATATSMFMILPTSILSSITHITLGNVDWLLALALVPGAWIGAKVGVYLNTRLKSKTIVLLLRTILIIVGIRLIYQGIFG; this comes from the coding sequence ATGGAATGGATAGTTTTAATTTTAATAGGAATTGCAGGTAGTTCCTTAGGGAGCTTAATTGGATTAGGCGGGGGAATTGTCATCGTTCCTTCCTTGCTCTTTTTAGGCTCACTGTCTGCATTTGGTTATATATCTCCCCAGACAGCTGTCGGAACCTCCCTATTTACTATGATTTTCACCGGGCTTTCCTCGACACTCGCTTACATAAAACATAAAACCGTTGATTATAAAAGCGGACTAATTTTTCTTATCGGGAGTGGTCCAGGTAGTATTTTAGGAGCATGGGTAACAGAGGTTTTGAATCTTAAATCATTCAATTTGTTTTTTGGTATTTTTATTATTTTTGTCTCATTTGTACTGCTATTAAAAGACAAGCTAAAGCCAATTCCATACCATAAAGATAAAGGGATTGTCAGAAGTTTTACGGATAACTCAGGGAAAGTTTTTGAATATGGGTTTAACCCTTTGATGGCCGTTTCTATTTCCTTTGTTGTCGGATTTTTATCGGGAATTTTAGGGGTTGGCGGTGGTTCGTTATTGGTGCCGACCATGATCCTATTCTTTTTCTTTCCGCCTCACGTGGCAACAGCTACATCCATGTTTATGATTTTACCAACCTCAATCCTAAGCTCAATCACACATATCACACTCGGAAATGTGGATTGGCTGCTCGCACTAGCATTAGTTCCAGGGGCATGGATTGGTGCAAAGGTGGGCGTTTATTTAAACACTAGATTAAAAAGCAAAACAATCGTTTTATTATTAAGAACCATATTAATAATCGTTGGCATACGATTAATTTATCAAGGTATTTTTGGTTAA
- a CDS encoding bifunctional UDP-sugar hydrolase/5'-nucleotidase → MEIIHIYHTNDVHSHLKRWPRIQDFLKSRRTQHEEGGEEFFLFDIGDFIDRWHPFSEGTHGQGNIELLNDSGYTAVTIGNNEGVNFPYEGLNHLYDQRTFDVIVANLYNKNSHHPTWLKPYKIYSTKKGTRIGVIGLTAYFSLLYDLLGWHLTEPLEELGNWIQALKEQSDVIILLSHLGLNHDERIALDFPEIDVILGGHTHHTLPDGKLVGQTLLAGAGKHGKYVGHVTLQVGEQNSKQAKLYDVMEIPAVPDEKAISKELYRKGKKLLNQKITTLPKEYSHDPFQATELSQILCQALREWCDADCAFINAGLILGPLTGRVSAYDLLSICPHPINPCKIHLTGRELNEVINETKSDDWTQRQVKGLGFRGTVMGVSVYDRITFNENNEIYINGNELDLDQTYILALPDMFTFGHFFKGVFPNKKKEYLLPEFLRDLLKWKLQKQS, encoded by the coding sequence ATGGAAATCATTCATATCTATCATACTAATGATGTTCACAGCCATTTAAAACGATGGCCGAGGATTCAGGATTTCTTAAAAAGTCGAAGAACACAACATGAAGAAGGTGGAGAAGAATTTTTTCTATTTGACATAGGTGACTTTATTGACCGTTGGCACCCGTTTTCCGAGGGGACGCATGGGCAGGGGAATATTGAGTTGTTAAATGATAGTGGCTATACTGCAGTGACAATTGGTAACAACGAAGGAGTCAATTTTCCTTATGAAGGGTTAAACCATTTGTATGACCAAAGGACTTTTGATGTGATAGTTGCAAACCTTTATAACAAAAATAGTCACCATCCAACATGGCTTAAACCCTATAAAATATATTCTACTAAAAAAGGTACACGAATTGGTGTAATTGGTTTAACAGCCTATTTTTCGCTTCTTTATGATCTGTTAGGCTGGCATCTGACAGAGCCTTTAGAAGAGTTGGGAAATTGGATACAAGCACTAAAAGAGCAATCTGATGTCATCATTTTGCTTTCTCATCTTGGTCTTAACCATGATGAAAGAATTGCATTGGACTTTCCAGAGATTGATGTCATTCTTGGCGGTCATACCCACCATACACTCCCTGATGGTAAGCTAGTCGGGCAGACACTGCTTGCTGGAGCTGGTAAGCATGGTAAGTATGTTGGGCATGTAACCCTCCAGGTTGGGGAGCAAAACAGCAAGCAAGCTAAATTGTATGATGTGATGGAGATTCCAGCTGTTCCAGATGAGAAAGCAATCTCTAAGGAACTCTATCGAAAAGGAAAGAAGTTATTAAATCAAAAAATTACTACACTTCCTAAGGAATATAGCCATGATCCATTTCAAGCCACTGAACTATCACAGATTCTTTGCCAAGCGTTAAGGGAATGGTGTGATGCGGATTGTGCCTTTATTAACGCAGGTCTAATTTTGGGTCCATTAACAGGGCGTGTTTCCGCATATGATTTGCTGTCGATTTGTCCTCACCCGATCAATCCTTGTAAAATCCACCTAACAGGCAGGGAATTAAATGAAGTAATCAATGAAACGAAGTCTGATGACTGGACGCAGCGGCAAGTTAAGGGGCTTGGTTTTAGAGGAACGGTAATGGGGGTCAGTGTTTACGATCGGATTACTTTTAATGAAAACAACGAAATCTATATAAATGGGAATGAACTGGATCTAGACCAGACCTACATTCTTGCTCTTCCAGATATGTTCACCTTTGGTCATTTTTTCAAAGGAGTTTTTCCAAATAAGAAAAAAGAATATCTCTTACCAGAGTTTTTACGTGACTTATTAAAATGGAAGTTACAAAAGCAGTCCTAA
- a CDS encoding DUF1805 domain-containing protein, whose product MIELSPVEINGHTFLAVTVLLPKTTLLTVSNDKGYIMCGALDVGLLNEKLKDRKIIAARAVGVKTIEQLLNAPMESVTTEAENLGITKGMLGKDALLKMV is encoded by the coding sequence TTGATTGAGCTATCACCGGTGGAGATTAATGGTCACACGTTCTTGGCTGTTACTGTCTTACTACCAAAAACAACATTGCTCACTGTAAGCAATGATAAAGGATATATTATGTGCGGTGCCTTAGATGTTGGATTATTGAACGAAAAGCTTAAGGACCGAAAAATCATTGCCGCTAGAGCGGTAGGAGTAAAAACCATTGAACAACTTCTGAATGCACCAATGGAGTCAGTAACAACCGAGGCCGAAAACTTAGGAATAACCAAAGGAATGCTTGGAAAAGATGCCTTGTTAAAAATGGTTTAA
- the yunB gene encoding sporulation protein YunB — MAKFRVRPRKRGPLPFRYVMLLSFVFFLLSTAFGIWLVNKGIEPSLMRYAESKTNQIASQVINKAINKKTVEVGDVIAVEAGQNGAQPSASLNTEVINQKLSEITNEIQKNLNAAEKGDLASLEQLTDVDIEVNEKRQDGIVWNVPLGQATNMALLGNLGPKIPVRFHAIGEVRPDVKIDPKPMGINNTWIDVAIHLEVSVQIITPFATEITKLEQKIPVGGRLIQGEVPQFYNNGGSGVTPSITIPPPENE; from the coding sequence TTGGCAAAGTTTCGTGTACGTCCCCGGAAACGAGGACCGTTACCTTTCCGATATGTCATGCTCTTGTCATTTGTATTCTTTCTCCTATCTACTGCATTTGGAATATGGCTGGTGAACAAAGGTATTGAGCCTTCCTTAATGAGATATGCGGAGTCTAAGACCAACCAGATTGCCTCACAGGTAATTAATAAAGCCATTAATAAAAAAACGGTTGAGGTAGGGGATGTTATTGCAGTAGAAGCAGGGCAAAATGGCGCACAGCCTAGCGCTAGTTTAAATACAGAAGTGATAAACCAAAAGTTATCGGAAATCACGAATGAAATACAGAAAAACTTAAATGCAGCAGAAAAAGGGGATCTTGCTTCCTTGGAGCAATTAACAGATGTTGATATTGAGGTTAATGAGAAAAGACAGGATGGGATAGTTTGGAATGTTCCATTAGGGCAGGCAACAAACATGGCCTTGTTAGGAAACTTAGGTCCTAAAATACCTGTTAGGTTTCACGCCATCGGTGAAGTACGTCCTGATGTAAAAATCGACCCAAAACCAATGGGTATCAATAATACCTGGATTGATGTTGCTATTCATTTAGAGGTGTCTGTACAAATCATAACTCCGTTTGCAACGGAAATTACCAAACTAGAGCAGAAAATCCCGGTTGGTGGAAGATTGATTCAAGGGGAGGTACCGCAATTTTATAATAATGGGGGCAGTGGAGTTACCCCATCCATTACAATACCTCCTCCTGAAAATGAATAG
- a CDS encoding M23 family metallopeptidase, with the protein MSSISPRDAHAKGPDEYQERMKLYKKVETITHIPWYYLAAIDQYERNIRQVRKDLPKAESVIGIYFTPEKWAGPTNPNLTEENPAIIQFFNGMGVDGDGDGKASLKSDEDVLYAFANYLLSYGTDHDNIKIGLWNYYHRDKTVGIIAGKAKIYRHFGRLDLNAHVFPMPLRSNHSYRSTWGDARGWGGRRIHEGTDIFANYGVPVRATNYGIVEMKGWNNFGGWRVGIRDINNTYHYFAHLSGFAKDLKVGQIVEPGTLIGGVGSTGYGPPGTSGKFPPHLHYGMYKDNGNTEWSFDPTPHLRMWKQQERQALKSKKR; encoded by the coding sequence ATGAGCAGCATATCTCCCAGGGATGCTCATGCTAAAGGTCCTGATGAGTATCAGGAAAGAATGAAGCTTTACAAAAAGGTGGAAACCATCACACATATTCCTTGGTATTATTTAGCGGCTATTGATCAATACGAAAGGAATATCCGCCAGGTACGCAAAGACTTACCAAAAGCGGAAAGTGTGATTGGCATTTATTTCACTCCTGAGAAATGGGCTGGACCAACCAATCCCAATCTAACGGAAGAAAACCCTGCAATTATCCAATTCTTTAATGGAATGGGTGTAGACGGGGATGGAGACGGTAAAGCAAGTTTAAAGAGCGACGAAGATGTTTTATATGCATTTGCCAATTATCTTCTATCATATGGAACAGATCACGATAATATAAAAATTGGATTATGGAATTATTATCATCGTGACAAGACCGTTGGCATTATTGCTGGCAAGGCGAAAATCTACCGTCATTTCGGTCGGCTAGATTTAAATGCACACGTATTCCCGATGCCTTTACGCAGCAATCACAGCTATCGCAGTACCTGGGGTGATGCTAGAGGCTGGGGTGGAAGAAGAATCCATGAGGGTACAGACATTTTTGCTAACTACGGAGTTCCTGTCCGTGCCACAAATTATGGCATTGTAGAAATGAAGGGTTGGAATAATTTTGGCGGCTGGAGAGTTGGAATACGTGATATTAATAATACGTATCATTATTTTGCTCATCTTAGCGGTTTTGCTAAAGATCTAAAAGTTGGTCAAATTGTCGAACCTGGTACCTTAATTGGTGGTGTCGGCAGTACTGGATATGGACCTCCTGGGACTTCCGGGAAATTCCCACCCCATTTGCATTATGGGATGTACAAAGATAATGGCAATACAGAATGGTCCTTTGACCCAACACCACATTTAAGAATGTGGAAACAACAAGAAAGACAAGCCTTAAAATCAAAGAAACGATAA
- the lipA gene encoding lipoyl synthase, with the protein MSKNSEYLRKPEWLKIKLNTNEHYTGLKKMMREKNLHTVCEEARCPNIHECWAERRTATFMILGDTCTRACRFCAVKTGLPTELDLAEPERVADSVQLMNLKHVVVTAVARDDLKDGGATVFAETVRAIRRKNPFTSIEVLPSDMGGKEENLALLMDAKPDILNHNIETVRRLTPRVRARAKYDRSLEFLRRAKEMQPTIPTKSSLMVGLGETKEEIIEVMDDLRTNNVDIMTIGQYLQPSKSHLKVEKYYRPEEFAELREIALTKGFSHCEAGPLVRSSYHADEQVNAAAKHKQLLGEKEAKEA; encoded by the coding sequence GTGAGCAAAAACAGTGAATACCTAAGAAAACCTGAATGGTTGAAAATAAAATTAAATACGAATGAACATTATACAGGCTTAAAAAAAATGATGCGTGAAAAAAATCTACATACAGTCTGTGAAGAAGCGCGCTGCCCAAATATTCATGAATGTTGGGCTGAAAGAAGAACAGCCACGTTTATGATTCTTGGTGATACCTGTACACGTGCCTGCCGTTTCTGTGCGGTTAAGACTGGATTGCCAACTGAATTAGATTTGGCTGAACCAGAACGAGTAGCAGATTCTGTTCAATTAATGAACTTAAAACATGTTGTAGTAACTGCAGTAGCAAGGGATGATTTAAAAGATGGCGGTGCAACTGTTTTTGCTGAAACGGTAAGAGCAATTAGAAGAAAAAATCCATTTACAAGCATTGAAGTTCTACCATCAGATATGGGTGGGAAGGAAGAAAACCTGGCTCTTTTAATGGATGCAAAGCCCGATATCTTAAACCATAATATTGAAACTGTCAGAAGGCTAACACCTAGAGTTAGAGCACGTGCAAAATATGACCGCTCTCTGGAGTTTTTACGCAGAGCGAAAGAAATGCAGCCAACGATTCCTACAAAATCAAGCTTAATGGTCGGCTTAGGTGAAACGAAAGAAGAAATTATCGAAGTTATGGATGATTTACGTACAAATAATGTGGACATTATGACCATAGGACAGTACTTACAACCTTCAAAAAGCCACCTGAAGGTAGAAAAATACTATCGTCCAGAGGAATTTGCCGAACTGCGTGAAATAGCCCTTACCAAAGGCTTCAGTCATTGTGAGGCAGGTCCATTAGTACGTTCATCCTACCATGCAGACGAACAAGTAAACGCAGCCGCAAAGCATAAACAATTACTAGGGGAAAAAGAAGCAAAAGAAGCGTAG